The sequence GACGGTGATCATCTCGCCGCTGTTGGCGCTGATGCGGAACCAGGTCGAGTCGGCGGCGCGGGCCGGGATCCAGGCGCGCACGATCAACTCGGCCAATCCGGAGGAGTGGGAAACCATCTACGGGGAGGTCGAGCGCGGCGAGACTGACGTTCTCCTCGTAAGTCCGGAACGCCTCAATTCCGTGGATTTTCGCGATCAAGTGCTGCCCAAGCTTGCGGCCACGACTGGCTTGTTGGTGGTTGACGAGGCGCACTGTATTTCCGACTGGGGCCATGACTTCCGCCCTGATTACCGCCGCCTGCGCACGATGTTGGCGGAGTTGTCGGCGGGTGTGCCTGTGCTCGCCACGACGGCGACGGCGAACGCGCGGGTGACCGCGGATGTGGCAGAGCAGCTGGGCACGGGGGGCGGGGATGCTCTGGTGCTGCGGGGGCCGCTGGACCGGGAAAGTCTGCGGCTCGGGGTGCTCGAGCTGCCCAATGCGGCGCATCGGCTGGCGTGGCTGGGCGAGCGACTAGGGGACCTTCCGGGTTCCGGGATCATCTACACGCTGACGGTCGCGGCGGCCGAGGAGGTCGCGGCGTTCCTGCGGCAGAGCGGGTATCCGGTGGCCTCCTACACGGGGAAGACGGAGAACGCCGACCGGCTGCAGGCGGAGGAGGATCTGCTGGCGAACCGGGTGAAGGCGCTGGTCGCCACGTCCGCGCTGGGGATGGGCTTCGACAAGCCGGACCTGGGATTTGTAGTGCATCTGGGGTCACCCTCGTCTCCGATCGCCTATTACCAGCAGGTAGGGCGTGCGGGGCGTGGTGTGGATCATGCGGATGTGCTGCTGCTGCCGGGGCGGGAGGACGAGGCGATCTGGGCGTACTTCGCTTCGGTGGGCTTCCCGCCCGAGGAGCAGGTGCGGCGCACGCTGGCGGTACTGGAGGAGGCGGGCCGTCCACTGTCGCTGCCGGCGCTGGAGCCGCTGGTGGATCTTCGGCGCTCGCGCCTGGAGATGATGCTGAAGGTCCTGGACGTGGACGGTGCGGTCAAGCGTGTGAAGGGGGGCTGGACGGCCACCGGGCAGCCGTGGGCGTACGACGCGGAGCGGTACGCGTGGGTCGCGAAGCAGCGGGCGGCGGAGCAGCAGGCCATGCGGGACTATGTGGCGACCAGGGGGTGCCGGATGGAGTTCTTGCAGCGGCAGCTGGACGACGAGAAGGCGGTCCCGTGCGGTCGCTGCGACAACTGTGCCGGGCACTGGCTGGAGGCGGTGGTCTCTTCCTCAGCACTCGCGGCGGCGGCAGGCGAGCTGGACCGTCCGGGGGCAGAGATCGAACCACGCAAGATGTGGCCGACCGGGCTCGCCGCGGTCGGCATGGACCTGAAAGGCCGTATTCCCGTGGGCCAGCAGGCGGTCACCGGGCGCGCGTTGGGCAGGCTGTCGGACATCGGCTGGGGCAACCGCCTGCGCCCCCTGCTGTCGGCGCAGGCCACGGATGGGCCGGTCCCGGAGGACGTGCTGGGTGCCGTCGTGACGGTGCTGGCCGACTGGGCGCGCTCGCCGGGCGGCTGGGCCAGCGGCTCCTCTGACGCGGTGGCGCGGCCGGTGGGGATCGTCGCCATGCCGTCGCGCACCCGCCCGCAGTTGGTCGGCTCACTGGCTGAGGGCGTGGCCAGGGTCGGCAGGCTCCCGCTGTTGGGCACCCTGGTCTACACCTCGCAGGCGGATGAGTATGCGGCGCACCGCAGCAACTCCGCCCAGCGGCTGCGAGCCCTGGCCGCCTCGTTCACCGTGCCCGACGAACTCGCCGCCGCTTTGGCCGGCACTCCCGGCCCGGTCCTGCTCATCGATGACTACACCGACTCCGGCTGGACCCTGGCGGTAGGCGCACGCCTCCTGCGTCAGGCCGGTGCCGATCAGGTGCTCCCGCTCGTCCTGGCTCTGGCCGGATAGGCCGCGGCAGGATTCCCGAAGATGGCTGTTGCGGCCAAGGGGCACTAGGGAGAGGTCAACGGGGTGGGAAGAGCGTACGGGTGAGGTCTTCGCGGAGCCGCTCTTTCACGGATGCGGGATCGCTGGTGTGTTCGTGGGCGATCCGGATCGTGTGGATACCACAGCGGGCCCAGTGCCGGTCGCGGTCTTCGTCGTCGGCTTTGCGGGTTCGGCCGTAGTGGTGCGGGCCGTCGACCTCGATGATGACGGCCCGGCCGTTCCCCAGGACGGTGAAGTCGGGGCTGCGTACACCGGCGTCGCGCAGCTTGGCCGAGGCGAGCGGCAGGATGGCCATGCCGTTCTGGGTGGGGCGCTCGCGCTGGAGTTCTTGGAGGACGTGGTAGACAGCGAGTTCGGCCCTGCTGGCGAACACGAGGTCGTCTGCTGTCGGGTATCCCTCGTTGCTCTTCCTTTCCCGGCGTGCCTGGTTGGTCGGGGTGAGGGGGTCAGTGTCTTGGTGCCGCCAATCCTGGGTGATGCCGGGGAAGGGGCGGAGGGCGGCCTCGACAACGAGCGATTGGACGTCTTCGCGCTCTAGCCGCTTGAGCACGGTTGCCAGCCGCTGCCAGATCACGTCGGTCACTGCCGTAGTGAACTCGGGTACGAGTGCACGGTCGGCGGTGATGACAGCTTCATAAGTGTCGGCTGTCCAGTTGTCATTGGGCATCGGATGGAAGATGCCGCCGTCGCGGCGCAGGGTGAGCTTGGCGGAGCGGACGAGGTCGCGAGCCAGCCCCTCACCGTCTTCGTCGAGAAGGTGGTAGGTCTGGCCGAGGACGAGATCAAGTTTGCTGGCGTCGTCGTCCCTCAGCGGCAATGCGATCAGCGGGCCACCGGTGTTTTCCGGGACCGGCGTGTAGACCGGCCGGCCCGACAGGAATGCGTGGGCGCGTAGGGCCCAGCCGTCCGGTGCCAGGAGCCGGTTCAGTTCATCGACACGCCTGGCTGACTGATCGGTGTCGGCTTGAACCGCGGGGTGGACCGTCCGTGCGAGGAACGCCAGGAGGAACTCGTCGGGTCCCTCAAGAAGTTGGAACCGGGCGTCCTCGAAAACCCAGTCGTCCTCCCAGTCGAAGTTGCTCACCCGGTGCTGGATGATGTCGCCGCGAGCGGTCGGCCGACGCGAGTCGGTGGAGGGCAAGGCATCCAGGTCGTACAGGCTCTCCAGGAAGGTGACTTCTTCGAGCCGCCCCCACCATCCGCCCTCTGCGCTGCGCAGGAAGTCGAAGATGTCGCGCCGGGTCACCGCTGTGATCTTCTGCGAGGTGCCCTGAGCAGGTGAGGTGTCGCGTGGAGTCATGAACCCAGAATGGCGTGCTGTTTGCCTGTCTGCCGGGTTTTTGTGTCATGCCCATCGGGGTAGCGAATCTGACGTGCAAAACCCTCACGTGGCGGCTGTGGTGGCGGCCCGGCTGCGTGGGAGCAGACCGCCGAATCCAGCGGTCGGCGGCTGTCTGGTTCCGGTCGCTGTTGCCAGCGGCAAGTGGCGTCAGCGATGGTCGCGTTGATGGTCTGTGCGCCAGACCACAGGACCCAGGCGGCTGACGTGTCCCCTGTCCGGCAGCTGTGTCACTGACGTCAGCTAGGTTTGACTGGCTGGCCGCTATGGGAGCGATGGAGGGGGAGTCCTGTGAGTGATGTGGGCGAGCGGGCGAAGAATCGCTTGATCATGCTCGATGGCCACTTCGCGCATCCTGTGCGGGTGGAGCACGTCGAGTCGATCGGCGCTGGTGTATTCCTCGTCAGGGTTCGCCACTCAAATGGCGCGCCTGATGAAACTCAGGTCTTGGAGTCTGAGCTTGAGGCTGCCCTCGCAAGGGTTGCGCCTAAGTCCGAACTGGTCAA is a genomic window of Streptomyces sp. Edi2 containing:
- a CDS encoding DEAD/DEAH box helicase; translated protein: MDHLELRTEADTILAELVGDPGGSARLREDQWQAVAALVEERRRALVVQRTGWGKSAVYFVATALLRRRGSGPTVIISPLLALMRNQVESAARAGIQARTINSANPEEWETIYGEVERGETDVLLVSPERLNSVDFRDQVLPKLAATTGLLVVDEAHCISDWGHDFRPDYRRLRTMLAELSAGVPVLATTATANARVTADVAEQLGTGGGDALVLRGPLDRESLRLGVLELPNAAHRLAWLGERLGDLPGSGIIYTLTVAAAEEVAAFLRQSGYPVASYTGKTENADRLQAEEDLLANRVKALVATSALGMGFDKPDLGFVVHLGSPSSPIAYYQQVGRAGRGVDHADVLLLPGREDEAIWAYFASVGFPPEEQVRRTLAVLEEAGRPLSLPALEPLVDLRRSRLEMMLKVLDVDGAVKRVKGGWTATGQPWAYDAERYAWVAKQRAAEQQAMRDYVATRGCRMEFLQRQLDDEKAVPCGRCDNCAGHWLEAVVSSSALAAAAGELDRPGAEIEPRKMWPTGLAAVGMDLKGRIPVGQQAVTGRALGRLSDIGWGNRLRPLLSAQATDGPVPEDVLGAVVTVLADWARSPGGWASGSSDAVARPVGIVAMPSRTRPQLVGSLAEGVARVGRLPLLGTLVYTSQADEYAAHRSNSAQRLRALAASFTVPDELAAALAGTPGPVLLIDDYTDSGWTLAVGARLLRQAGADQVLPLVLALAG